The Papaver somniferum cultivar HN1 unplaced genomic scaffold, ASM357369v1 unplaced-scaffold_107, whole genome shotgun sequence genome includes a region encoding these proteins:
- the LOC113327833 gene encoding F-box/kelch-repeat protein At3g06240-like produces MRGDYSYKTLMEIDNHPSTEQEPPLSDMVGSCNGLVCLWVKQKSSYARDPIYICNPATNEYIYLPAFNNYKKACNGETKGYFHYGFGYHHPTDAYKVVRIYYHDVNDNEYPTIISSSDEYSGQVQAYTLGNGHGWRDIGRLNHDLAYYRSVWANGSLHWIKDGAKEIVAFDLADEEFRLIPFPPLSPDRSNTEVDLQLMFGGYLCVVHIDVGKQDEFIHIWVLEKKKKFSSSYDIRGHDEFNNLWRWSKKFSIPCAKAVTYFHFAVTKSNQVLMSSDRAVFCFDLGTQVLRKLWDNCSMRNSIAIPHVNSLVSLESLGEKSIMRKRQFYPF; encoded by the coding sequence ATGCGTGGGGATTACTCTTACAAGACACTTATGGAAATCGATAATCATCCGTCTACTGAGCAAGAACCCCCCTTGTCTGACATGGTTGGTTCGTGTAATGGCTTGGTTTGTCTCTGGGTAAAGCAGAAGTCCTCTTATGCACGCGATCCCATCTACATCTGTAATCCCGCAACTAACGAATACATTTATCTTCCAGCATTCAATAACTACAAGAAAGCATGTAATGGTGAGACGAAAGGTTATTTTCATTACGGATTTGGATATCATCATCCTACTGATGCGTATAAAGTTGTTAGAATCTACTACCATGATGTCAACGACAatgaatatccaacaatcatcAGTTCCAGTGATGAGTACAGCGGCCAAGTCCAAGCATATACTTTGGGGAATGGTCATGGGTGGAGAGATATAGGAAGACTTAATCACGATTTAGCTTACTACCGCAGTGTTTGGGCAAATGGATCCCTTCATTGGATAAAGGATGGGGCAAAAGAAATTGTGGCTTTCGACTTAGCGGATGAGGAGTTCAGGTTGATCCCATTCCCACCACTTTCACCTGATAGGTCTAACACTGAAGTTGATCTTCAATTAATGTTTGGAGGGTATTTGTGTGTCGTTCATATAGATGTAGGGAAACAAGATGAGTTCATTCACATATGGGtattagagaaaaagaaaaagttcagcaGCAGCTATGATATCAGAGGACATGATGAGTTCAACAACCTATGGAGATGGAGCAAGAAATTTAGCATACCATGCGCAAAGGCTGTGACATATTTTCACTTCGCGGTTACAAAGAGCAATCAAGTTCTAATGTCGTCTGATAGGGCtgtcttttgttttgatttgggAACTCAAGTGCTAAGAAAACTCTGGGATAATTGTTCGATGCGGAATAGCATAGCAATTCCTCACGTGAACAGCCTTGTTTCACTTGAATCATTAGGAGAAAAATCCATAATGAGAAAACGACAATTTTATCCCTTTTAG